CGCGGCGATCAAGGCGATCGGCGCCGCCGCGATCATCGCCTGCGAACAGTGCCACGAGCTATGTTCGAAGCATGACGATCCGCACTGCAAGCGCTGCGCCACGATGTGCGAGGAAGTCATCCGCGACGTGAAGAAAGCGGTCCAGCTGATGTCGGAAAACCGCCACGGCTGAACGCCGCGCGGACATTCCGGTCCAGATGCAAAAAGCCCCGCACAATGGCGGGGCTTTTTCGTGTCAGGCGGCCTTGCGCAGCTTGTCGAGCTTCTTGAGCGCCATGTTGCGCTTCAGCCGGCTGAGGTGGTCGATGAACAGGATGCCTTCGAGGTGGTCCATCTCGTGCTGGATGCAGGTGGCCATCAGGCCGTCGAGGTTTTCCTCGTGCACCGTGCCGTTCAGGTCCTGATACCGCACGCGGCAGGTGGCGGGCCGGTCCACGTCGGCGAAGATGTCGGGCACCGAGAGGCAGCCTTCCTGGTAGGTCGCCAGGTCCTCCGCCGGGTCCAGGATTTCCGGATTGATGAAGATCCGCGGTTCCTTCTTCGTGGCCGGATGGGTGTGCTTGTGCCCGTTGTGCTCGCATTCCACCGGCGGCGCGTCGGGATCTTCGGGCTGGAGGTCGATCACCAGCACGCGCTTGGGCACGCCGACCTGGATTGCGGCGAGGCCGATGCCGGGGGCGTCGTACATGGTTTCGAACATGTCCTCGACGAGCGTCTTCAGCTCGTCGTCGAACTCGGTCACGGGTTCGGACACGGTCTTGAGCCGGGGGTCCGGCACTTCTAGGATTTCGCGGATTGCCATGGTGCGCAATTTAGGCCGGGCGGGCGCGGATTACAACTTCCCTGCTGCGCCGTCGCGCGGTCAGCCGAGCGGCCGGCGGGCGCGCAGGGCCTGCGCCAGCGTGCCCTCGTCCAGATAGTCCAGTTCCCCGCCCACCGGCAGGCCGTGCGCCAACTGCGTGATCCGCACCGGGTGGCCTTCCAGCCGTTCGGCGATGTAATGGGCGGTGGTCTGCCCTTCCAGCGTGGCATTCATCGCCAGCACCACCTCGTCCACTCCGCCGCCCGATACGCGTTCCAGCAGTTCGCCGATTGTCAGGTCTTCCGGCCGCACCCCGTCGAGCGCGGAAAGCTTGCCGCCGAGGACGTGATAGGTGCCGGAAAACAGCTTTGCCCGGTCGAGCGCCCAGAGATCCGCCACGTCCTCCACGACGCAGATGGACTTCGCATCGCGGCGGGGATCGGCGCAGATGCCGCACGGATTGCGCGTGTCGACATTGAAGCAGATGTCGCATTCGACCAGCGTGTCGCGCACGGCGCCCAGCGCATCGAGCAATTGCGGCAACGCCTGTTCGCGCCGCTTGACCAGCCACAGGACTGCGCGGCGCGCGCTGCGCGGTCCCAGCCCCGGCAAACGGGCCAGCGCGGCCGAAAGCTGCTCGATCTCTTGCGATGCCATGAGCCGGAAGATAGGGCCGGCGCGCACGTCACGAAAGGCTTGGCCGGTCCTTATGCGCATCGTCTTCATGGGAACCCCGGAATTCGCGGTACCGACGCTGCGCGCGCTCGACCACGCGAACCACGCGATCATGGCCGTCTATACCCAGCCGCCCCGGCCGGCGGGGCGCGGCAAGAAGCTGCAGCCTTCGGCCGTCCAGCTCGAGGCGGAGACGCTGAGGATGGAGGTGCGCACCCCGAAATCGCTGAAGTCTGAGGAAGAACAGCAGCGTTTCGCCGCGCTGGAGGCGGATGTCGCGGTGGTCGCGGCCTACGGCCTGATCCTGCCGCAGGCGATCCTGGACGCGCCCCGCCATGGCTGCCTCAACGTCCATGCCTCCATCCTGCCCCGCTGGCGCGGCGCCGCGCCGATCCACCGCGCGGTGATGGCGGGCGATCCGACGACCGGTGTCACGATCATGCAGATGGAAGCGGGCCTCGACACCGGCCCCATGCTGGCGACCGTCCGCACGCAGATCGGCGACAAGACGACCGGCGAACTGACCGCGGAACTGGCGGAAAAGGGCGCGCAGCTGATGGTCGGCACGCTGCGCGACCTGAAGATCCACGTTCCCGTGGCACAGGACGATGCCGACGCGACCTACGCGCCCAAGATCGACAAGGGGGAAGCGCGGATCGACTGGAGCAAGCCGGCGGACGAGGTGGTGCGGCACATCCACGGCCTCGCCCCCTTCCCCGGCGCCTGGTGCGAAATCGAGGGCGAGCGGGTCAAGATCCTGACGGCGGAACGCGCGGACGGAGCCGGAACGCCCGGTGAAGTGATCGACGCGGACCTGGCGATCGCCTGCGGCGACGGGGCCGTCCGGCCGCTGACCGTCCAGCGCGCGGGCAAGCCGAAGACGGACCGGGCCGCATTCCTGCGCGGCCGGCCCGTGGCCGAGGGGACGCGGCTCGACTGATTTGCAACTGGAAGGGGGAAGTCCATGAAAAAGCACAATATCGCTGTGGCCGTGGCCACGATCGCACTCACGGCCTGTTCGGCCGCGGGGGCACCCGACACCGGCGGCGCCGACGTGCCCGACGGGCTGATCAGCTGCGTGATGGACGATTACGACGGCACGGGCGCTTCGGTCACCCAGCCCTTCCTGCTGATGGACGGCGCGGTGAAGCGATATGCCCAGACGCAGAACGTCGCTTTCGACCTGTGCGAGCCGGGACAGGAGAATTGCAGCCTCGGCATCGTGGACGGCAACATCGAAATGGACTGGACCGCGCCCTCGGGACACCGGTCGCAATATTCGGTCGATCTCGACGCGCTCACGATCGAGGCGCGCGAGGCGAAGCCGGGCGAGGAGCTGCGCGACATCGCGTTCGAAGGCCGGTGCGAGCGGCTGCCGCTTCCCGAAGGGCTGCAGACCCCCTGACGGCTTGCGCGGCGGCCATGCTGGTGTAGCAGGCCGGCATGACCCGGTTCGCGCTGACCCTGGAATTTGACGGTACGCCCTTCTTCGGCCTGCAGCGGCAGAAGGACGGGCCGAGCGTCCAGCAGTCGGTCGAGAACGCGGCCCATGCCGTCACGGGAGAGCGCGTCACGCTGCACAGCGCCGGGCGCACCGATGCCGGCGTGCATGCGCTCGCCATGCGCAGCCATCTCGACATCGCGAAGGACATGACGCCGTTCCGCCTGATGGAGGCGCTGAACGCGCACCTGCGGCCCGATCCGGTGGCGGTGACCGATTGCCGCATCGTGCCGGACGACTGGCACGCCCGCTTTTCCTGCACCGGCCGCGCCTATCTCTACCGGATCGCCAATCGCCGCGCGCCACTGACGCTGGAGCGGGACCGCGCCTGGCTGGTGCCGCAGCCGCTCGACCACGAGGCGATGCATCGCGCGGCGCAGGCGCTGGTCGGGCAACACGATTTCACCACCTTCCGCTCCGCCCATTGCCAGAGCGACAGCCCGGTCAAGTCGCTCGACCGCATATCAGTACGGCGGGCCAAGAGCGAATATGGGGGCGAACACGTGATAGTGGAAACCGGCGCGCGCAGCTTCCTGCACCACCAGGTCCGTTCCATGGTCGGGTGCCTCGCACTCGTCGGCATGGGCCGCTGGAACGAAGCGCGCATCGGCGAGGTTCTGGAAGCGAGGGATCGCCAGCAACTGGGGCTCAATGCCCCGCCGCACGGCCTGTATTTCGTACACGCACACTACCCCGAGGAGGAGGAAACCCCATCATGAGCACCACCGGAAAGCAGATCTTCACCACGCTCGCAGCGGACGGCACGCTGACCGTCGAAGTCGCGGAAACGACCTTCCCCGAACCGACCGGCAACCAGGTGCTGGTGAAGATGGAAGCGGCGCCGATCAATCCGTCCGACCTTGCCCTGCTGTTCGGTCCGGCCGACCTGGAGAACGCGCAGTACAGAGATGGCAAGATCGTCGCGACGATGCCGGAACCCTTCAACAGCGGCGCGCGCGGCCGCCATGGCCAGCGTCTGCCGGTCGGCAACGAAGGTGCCGGCGAAGTGGTCGCCGCCGGCGACAGCGACATGGCCCGCGCCCTCATCGGCAAGCGGGTGGCCTGCGTCCCGGGCAATGCCTTCAGCCAGTACGCCATTGCCGATGCCGGCATGTGCCTGCCGCTGGGCGACATTTCCAGCCGGGACGGCGCGAGTGCCTTCGTCAACCCGATGACTGCGCTGGGCTTCGTCGAGACCGCGCGCATGGAAGACCAGTCCGCGATCCTGCACACGGCCGCGGCCTCGAACCTGGGTCAGATGCTGGTCAAGATCTGCCAGGAGGACGGCGTTCCGCTGGTCAACATCGTGCGCCGGCAGGAACAGGCGGACATGCTGAAGGGCATGGGCGCGGAGCATGTCGTCAATTCCTCCGACGACGATTACCGCGAGCAGCTGCGCGCCGCGATCGACGCGACCGACGCCTATTTCGGCTTCGATCCGATCGGCGGCGGCAAGGCGGTGGACGAGGCGTTCAAGGCGATGGAGCAGGTCGCCGCGGGCAAGATGAAGGAATACAGCCGCTACGGCTCCAACCAGCAGAAGAAGATGTACATCTACGGACGGCTGGACCTCGGACCGACGATCCTGACCCCGTCATACGGCTTCGGCTGGACGCTTTCGGGCTGGCTGCTGACCCCGTTCCTGCAGCAGGCGGGCGGCGAGACCATGATGCGCATGCGCCAGCGCGTGCTGGACAACCTCACCACCACCTTCGCCAGTTCCTACAAGCAGGAAGTCACGCTGGAAGGCATGCTGGAAAAGGACGCGGCGCTCGAATACCGGGCGATGAAGACCGGCGAGAAATACCTGGTCGTCCCGCACGGATAGGGTCGGCGTTCAGCGCCGGTCGAATTCGGCCTGGACCTGCGCCGGATCGCGGATTCCGTCCGCGATCAGCAGCTTGACCAGCATCACGGCCTTTTGCGGATTGAGCGCGCGGGCGGCGACGAAGCGATTGGCTTCGTCCTCGCCCTCGCGGTCCACCAGCCCCTCGTCGGCGCGGCTCGCGCGGACGACCACGGTGCCGCCCTTCGCTCGCTCCGCCAGCAGGGTCCGGACCGCGTCGGGCATGTTCCCTTCCCCCACGCCCGCCACGACGATTCCCGCCGGGTCGGCCGAAAGCTGCCGCGCGACCGCATCGGCGCCGATGCCGGCGTGGATGTAGACCAGCGCGACATCGGGCAATGCGTCGTGCCAGCGGCGGCGGGCGTCCTCGCCTGTGCGCCAGGGCGCGCCGAACCAGTCCAGGCTGTGCGGAGTGACCATGCCCACGGCGTCGCGCGGGAAACCGCGAAAGGCCTCGATCCCGCGGGTCGCCGCCTTGCGCACGTCGCGCGCGGCGAAGATCCGGTCTCCCATGCCGACCAGCACCCCGCGCCCGGCCGCCTCGGGATGCCCGGCGACGCGGACCGCGTTGGTGAAGTTGCGCAGGCCGTCCGACCCGACGGCATCGGCCGCGCGCATCGCGCCAACGAGCACGACGGGCTTGGTGCTCGGCAGCGTCTCGTCCAGCAGCAGCGCGGTTTCCTCCACCGTGTCGGTTCCGTGGGTGATCACGATGCCGTCGCATGCTGGGTCCGCCATCCCGGAGACCGTTTCGCGGTGCAACCGGTTCCAGACGTCCTGCCCCATGTTTTCCGAACCGATCGCCGCGATCTGGCGACCGGTCAGCTGCACGTCGAGCGCCATCTCGCCCATCTGTTCGAGGAACGCCTCGATCGCGATCTGGCCGGGCCGGTAATCGCGCGCGGTGGGCGATCCGCCGGTTCCGGCAATGGTGCCTCCGGTGGCGAGGACGAGGATGCGGCTCTGGGTCATGCGCAAGGCCCTAGCCGCCATGCGCAAGGTGGCAATTGATTTTGGCCCGGATCACGCTATGTGCCCACCCTTCCGACATGGTCGGGGCGATTAGCTCAGTTGGTAGAGCATCTCGTTTACACCGAGAGGGTCGGCAGTTCGAGCCTGTCATCGCCCACCATTTCCGGCCTTTTCCAAGCCGTCACTGGTCCGCGATTGCCGCCGCGATCGCCTCGCGCGCTTCCGCGCTCGACCAGTCGTAGTCGCCGGTCACGCGCCAGATTTCCGTCCCGTCCGGGCCGTAGAGCACGGTCGTGGGCAGGACGATATTGCCATAGGCCAGTGCCAGGCTGTTCGTCGGATCGACCCAGCGGGTCAGGTTGGCGAAGCCGAATTCCGCGAAATAGGCGTCCACTTTCGGGATGTCCGCTTCCACGTCCTGGCTGACGGTCAGGACGCGCAGATCGCCCTCCATGTCCCCGGCCAGCTCGTCCAGCAGCGGCATTTCCTTGCGGCACGGCGCGCACCATGTGGCCCACAGGTTCACCAGCAGCGGCCGGCCCTGCAGCGCGGCGGTGTTCACCGTGTCGCCATCGGGATCGACCAGCTCCGCGGCCGGCAGCAGGTCGCCCGCGCGGCTCGCGTCGATCTCTCCGGTTATGGGTGTGCTCGCCCGCTCGTCTTGCGCAGTGTCGGGCGGGCCATTATCGCACCCGGCCAGCGGGACAGTCAGGACGGCGAGTGTGAGCGAGACCAAGGGCAGCGAACGGGACGGCAAGGCAGGCTCCAACAGGATGTGGGGCGGCAGGTTCGCACAGGGACCTAGCGCGGTCATGCGCGAAATCAACGCCTCCATTCCGTTCGACAAGCTGCTCTGGCGGCAGGACATCCGCGCCTCGCAGGTCCATGCCCGGATGCTGGCCGACCGGGGCATCATCTCGGCCGCCGACGCCGAGGCGATCCACGACGGGCTGGACACGATCGCGGACGAGTACGAGCGCGACGGCGTGCCCGAGGACTGGGACCTCGAGGATATCCACATGACGGTGGAAAGCCGCCTGACCGAGCTGATCGGACCGGCTGCCGGACGGCTGCACACCGCACGCAGCCGCAATGACCAGGTCGCGACCGATTTCCGCATGTGGGTGCGCGAGGCGAGCGACGCGGCCATCGCCGGGCTCGACGCCCTGCGCGCCGCGCTGGTGCGCCGGGCGGGCGAACATGCGGACAGCGTGATGCCCGGCTTCACGCACCTGCAGACCGCGCAGCCGGTGACGCTGGGTCACCACCTGCTCGCCTATTTCGAGATGACCGGTCGCGACCAGTCGCGCTTCGTCGACGCGCTCGACCGGGCGGACGAATGCCCGCTTGGCAGCGCCGCGCTCGCCGGGACGGGTTTTCCGATCGACCGGCACCAGACCGCGCGCGAACTCGATTTCTTCGAACCGACCCGCAACAGCCTCGACGCGGTATCCGACCGCGACTTCGCACTCGATTACCTGATGGCGGCCAGCCAGTGCGCGCTGCACCTGTCCCGCCTGGCGGAGGAAATGATCATCTGGGCCAGCCAGCCCTTCGGCTTCGTGCGGATGCCGGACACGCTGAGCACCGGGTCCAGCATCATGCCGCAGAAGAAGAACCCGGACGCCGCCGAACTGGTGCGCGGCCATGCGGGCCGCATCGTCGGGTGCACGACCGCGCTGATGGTGACGATGAAGGGCCTGCCGCTCGCCTATTCCAAGGACATGCAGGACGACAAACCTCCGGTCTTCGAAGCGGCGGCGCTGCTCGAGCTGTGTCTGGCCGCGATGACCGGCATGGTGGCCGAGTGCACGTTCGACACCGACCGGATGCGCGAGGCGGCGGAGCGCGGCTATGCCACCGCGACCGACCTTGCCGACTGGCTGGTGCGCGAAGCCGACATCCCATTCCGCGAGGCGCACCATATCACCGGTGCCGCCGTGAAGCTGGCGGAACAGCGTCAGGTGGCGCTCGACCGGTTGCCGCTGGAAGACCTGCAGGCGATCGACGGGCGGATCGACGAACGCGTCTTCGCCGCCCTGTCGGTCGATGCGTCGGTCGCGTCGCGAGCCTCCTATGGCGGGACCGCGCCGGAACAGGTAAGGCAGCGCGTCGCCGAGGCGCGCGAGGCGCTGGGACTGGAGGACTGATGCGAACTGCCCTGCTTCTGACCGCCGCGCTGGCGCTGGCCGCCTGCGGCAGCAAGACCCAGCTGGAACCCGCCGCGGGCGAAAGCCTACCC
This genomic interval from Qipengyuania sp. JC766 contains the following:
- a CDS encoding peptide deformylase, with the translated sequence MAIREILEVPDPRLKTVSEPVTEFDDELKTLVEDMFETMYDAPGIGLAAIQVGVPKRVLVIDLQPEDPDAPPVECEHNGHKHTHPATKKEPRIFINPEILDPAEDLATYQEGCLSVPDIFADVDRPATCRVRYQDLNGTVHEENLDGLMATCIQHEMDHLEGILFIDHLSRLKRNMALKKLDKLRKAA
- the recR gene encoding recombination mediator RecR yields the protein MASQEIEQLSAALARLPGLGPRSARRAVLWLVKRREQALPQLLDALGAVRDTLVECDICFNVDTRNPCGICADPRRDAKSICVVEDVADLWALDRAKLFSGTYHVLGGKLSALDGVRPEDLTIGELLERVSGGGVDEVVLAMNATLEGQTTAHYIAERLEGHPVRITQLAHGLPVGGELDYLDEGTLAQALRARRPLG
- the fmt gene encoding methionyl-tRNA formyltransferase, coding for MRIVFMGTPEFAVPTLRALDHANHAIMAVYTQPPRPAGRGKKLQPSAVQLEAETLRMEVRTPKSLKSEEEQQRFAALEADVAVVAAYGLILPQAILDAPRHGCLNVHASILPRWRGAAPIHRAVMAGDPTTGVTIMQMEAGLDTGPMLATVRTQIGDKTTGELTAELAEKGAQLMVGTLRDLKIHVPVAQDDADATYAPKIDKGEARIDWSKPADEVVRHIHGLAPFPGAWCEIEGERVKILTAERADGAGTPGEVIDADLAIACGDGAVRPLTVQRAGKPKTDRAAFLRGRPVAEGTRLD
- the truA gene encoding tRNA pseudouridine(38-40) synthase TruA, yielding MTRFALTLEFDGTPFFGLQRQKDGPSVQQSVENAAHAVTGERVTLHSAGRTDAGVHALAMRSHLDIAKDMTPFRLMEALNAHLRPDPVAVTDCRIVPDDWHARFSCTGRAYLYRIANRRAPLTLERDRAWLVPQPLDHEAMHRAAQALVGQHDFTTFRSAHCQSDSPVKSLDRISVRRAKSEYGGEHVIVETGARSFLHHQVRSMVGCLALVGMGRWNEARIGEVLEARDRQQLGLNAPPHGLYFVHAHYPEEEETPS
- a CDS encoding zinc-binding dehydrogenase; protein product: MSTTGKQIFTTLAADGTLTVEVAETTFPEPTGNQVLVKMEAAPINPSDLALLFGPADLENAQYRDGKIVATMPEPFNSGARGRHGQRLPVGNEGAGEVVAAGDSDMARALIGKRVACVPGNAFSQYAIADAGMCLPLGDISSRDGASAFVNPMTALGFVETARMEDQSAILHTAAASNLGQMLVKICQEDGVPLVNIVRRQEQADMLKGMGAEHVVNSSDDDYREQLRAAIDATDAYFGFDPIGGGKAVDEAFKAMEQVAAGKMKEYSRYGSNQQKKMYIYGRLDLGPTILTPSYGFGWTLSGWLLTPFLQQAGGETMMRMRQRVLDNLTTTFASSYKQEVTLEGMLEKDAALEYRAMKTGEKYLVVPHG
- a CDS encoding asparaginase; protein product: MTQSRILVLATGGTIAGTGGSPTARDYRPGQIAIEAFLEQMGEMALDVQLTGRQIAAIGSENMGQDVWNRLHRETVSGMADPACDGIVITHGTDTVEETALLLDETLPSTKPVVLVGAMRAADAVGSDGLRNFTNAVRVAGHPEAAGRGVLVGMGDRIFAARDVRKAATRGIEAFRGFPRDAVGMVTPHSLDWFGAPWRTGEDARRRWHDALPDVALVYIHAGIGADAVARQLSADPAGIVVAGVGEGNMPDAVRTLLAERAKGGTVVVRASRADEGLVDREGEDEANRFVAARALNPQKAVMLVKLLIADGIRDPAQVQAEFDRR
- a CDS encoding TlpA disulfide reductase family protein, coding for MVSLTLAVLTVPLAGCDNGPPDTAQDERASTPITGEIDASRAGDLLPAAELVDPDGDTVNTAALQGRPLLVNLWATWCAPCRKEMPLLDELAGDMEGDLRVLTVSQDVEADIPKVDAYFAEFGFANLTRWVDPTNSLALAYGNIVLPTTVLYGPDGTEIWRVTGDYDWSSAEAREAIAAAIADQ
- the argH gene encoding argininosuccinate lyase, which codes for MWGGRFAQGPSAVMREINASIPFDKLLWRQDIRASQVHARMLADRGIISAADAEAIHDGLDTIADEYERDGVPEDWDLEDIHMTVESRLTELIGPAAGRLHTARSRNDQVATDFRMWVREASDAAIAGLDALRAALVRRAGEHADSVMPGFTHLQTAQPVTLGHHLLAYFEMTGRDQSRFVDALDRADECPLGSAALAGTGFPIDRHQTARELDFFEPTRNSLDAVSDRDFALDYLMAASQCALHLSRLAEEMIIWASQPFGFVRMPDTLSTGSSIMPQKKNPDAAELVRGHAGRIVGCTTALMVTMKGLPLAYSKDMQDDKPPVFEAAALLELCLAAMTGMVAECTFDTDRMREAAERGYATATDLADWLVREADIPFREAHHITGAAVKLAEQRQVALDRLPLEDLQAIDGRIDERVFAALSVDASVASRASYGGTAPEQVRQRVAEAREALGLED